Proteins encoded together in one Coleofasciculus chthonoplastes PCC 7420 window:
- the gltX gene encoding glutamate--tRNA ligase: MTVRVRIAPSPTGNLHIGTARTAVFNWLFARHHGGQFILRIEDTDQTRSRPEYTQNILDGLTWLGLNWDEGLVFQSKRFDLYHHTIQTLLDNGLAYYCYTTEDELKALRDAQKARKEAPRYDNRHRNLTPEQRSAFEAEGRQPVIRFKIDDNREIVWNDLVRGKLTWKGSDLGGDMVIARAASQGEIGQPLYNLAVVVDDMDMKITHVIRGEDHIANTAKQILLYEALGATVPEFAHTPLILNSQGQKLSKRDGVTSISEFQNMGFVPEAMANYMTLLGWSPPDSTQEIFTLDEAAQQFSFDRVNKAGAKFDWDKLDWLNSQYLHKKSPSELVELLIPYWQEAGYEIDPENNRPWLERLAAVIGPSLTRLPDAVEMTRLFFTDSVELTPDAIEQLKKEGATDVLNAVLEALDNTPEFSPETAGQIIKQVTKQQKVKKGLVMRSLRAGLTGDVHGPDLMESWVLLHQKGQDKSRLQQALSKVSS, translated from the coding sequence GTGACTGTTAGAGTCCGCATTGCACCGTCTCCCACCGGGAATTTACACATCGGTACCGCCAGAACCGCCGTATTTAACTGGTTATTCGCCCGACACCACGGGGGTCAGTTTATTCTACGCATCGAAGACACCGACCAGACGCGATCGCGTCCCGAATATACCCAGAATATCTTGGATGGACTCACCTGGTTAGGACTCAACTGGGATGAAGGACTTGTTTTTCAATCGAAACGGTTTGACCTTTATCACCACACCATTCAAACCCTTTTAGATAACGGGTTAGCCTATTACTGTTACACCACAGAAGACGAACTCAAGGCACTCCGGGACGCCCAAAAAGCCCGGAAAGAAGCCCCTCGCTACGATAACCGTCACCGCAATCTCACCCCCGAACAACGCAGCGCCTTTGAAGCGGAGGGACGACAACCCGTGATTCGGTTTAAGATTGACGATAATCGCGAGATTGTCTGGAATGACCTGGTGCGCGGTAAACTCACCTGGAAAGGGAGTGATTTAGGGGGGGATATGGTAATTGCCCGCGCTGCATCCCAAGGTGAAATTGGTCAGCCTCTCTACAATCTAGCGGTAGTGGTTGATGATATGGATATGAAAATCACCCATGTCATCCGAGGGGAAGACCACATTGCCAATACTGCCAAACAGATATTACTGTATGAAGCCCTCGGCGCAACCGTACCCGAATTTGCTCACACGCCATTAATTCTGAATTCCCAGGGGCAAAAACTGTCTAAACGCGATGGCGTGACCTCGATTTCTGAGTTTCAGAATATGGGGTTTGTCCCGGAAGCCATGGCAAATTATATGACGTTACTGGGTTGGTCACCACCGGATTCAACCCAGGAAATTTTCACCCTAGACGAAGCCGCCCAACAGTTTAGTTTTGATCGGGTGAATAAAGCGGGAGCAAAGTTTGACTGGGATAAACTGGATTGGCTCAATAGTCAATATCTGCACAAAAAATCACCATCAGAATTAGTCGAGTTACTGATTCCCTATTGGCAAGAAGCGGGGTATGAGATTGACCCGGAAAATAATCGCCCTTGGTTAGAACGATTAGCGGCTGTGATTGGTCCGAGTCTGACCCGCTTACCAGATGCGGTGGAGATGACGCGGCTGTTCTTTACCGACTCGGTTGAGTTGACCCCAGATGCAATTGAGCAACTTAAAAAAGAAGGGGCTACAGATGTACTGAACGCGGTTTTGGAAGCCTTAGACAATACGCCAGAATTCAGTCCAGAAACCGCAGGACAAATCATCAAACAGGTAACAAAACAGCAAAAAGTTAAGAAAGGGTTAGTCATGCGATCGCTGCGTGCTGGACTCACGGGTGATGTCCATGGTCCTGATTTAATGGAGTCTTGGGTATTGCTGCATCAGAAAGGAC
- a CDS encoding DUF3370 family protein, protein MPRGFHISISQSLLLAFCGSLITTEATAFPDIQTHWAKDCINQMASRNLVTGYPDGTFRPNGSITRAEFAVLMLNAFPDAEVKRSGITFTDVPQRHWAYRAIQDAYQREFFAGYPGRIFQPSQPIPRVQAIGVLAGAKNYSIPSNPYSTVGQYFQDASGIPGYARNAIAAAAVNTLVVNYPTVRQLRPNQRATRGEVAALLCRALNIYAVPPEYIAGVEIHPQQVRTLPGGLNSVPTFNSNYPELVTSEGILLSTFSLTGKRIPSAHLNFPFQGRFDIFTHHIARAETQAETRPLYQGLLLHNPTDKPVTVEVLQAASYLSTPDAPFIDLPDIVDNPNGKIYSGPGSRTMSDVLRGIRQDGFPEQVVLAAGQTQLLMNQPIPIRRAPASNGRSTMMRLSSNGSVYVANLAMKAPQNSNGTYRAPTLAEWQTLLVEGELAKPRNLTPTLLDPPREPTVFGRVAGVSQGTEWLAEITDTLESDNLSLPQPGEAFSYVLGTLHLITLNTGQIQSAPMLVRYPDTAYYAHSNYGVEYNLTLPLKNTTSQLQTVTVSMQTPLKDEAGTDKLLFLNPTVDQVFFRGTVRVSYEDNQGKIQTRYVHLVQRRGQPSDPLVTLNLAPGEQRKVNVKFIYPPDSTPPQVLTVKTLAR, encoded by the coding sequence ATGCCCAGAGGTTTCCACATCTCTATCTCTCAATCGCTTCTCCTTGCCTTCTGTGGTAGCCTGATTACCACCGAGGCTACTGCATTCCCCGATATCCAAACCCATTGGGCAAAGGATTGCATTAACCAGATGGCATCTCGAAACCTAGTCACGGGTTATCCAGATGGCACGTTTCGCCCCAATGGTTCGATTACCCGGGCAGAATTTGCGGTGTTAATGCTGAATGCCTTTCCCGACGCCGAAGTTAAACGCAGTGGGATTACGTTTACAGATGTACCACAGCGTCACTGGGCATATCGGGCAATTCAAGACGCTTATCAACGGGAATTTTTCGCGGGTTATCCAGGGCGGATTTTTCAACCCAGTCAACCGATTCCCCGTGTGCAAGCGATTGGGGTTTTGGCGGGGGCGAAGAATTACAGCATTCCCAGTAATCCATACTCTACCGTGGGACAGTATTTCCAAGATGCCTCTGGTATTCCAGGATACGCTAGGAATGCGATCGCGGCGGCGGCGGTAAATACTCTGGTGGTGAATTATCCTACAGTACGACAACTTCGCCCCAATCAACGGGCGACTCGGGGCGAAGTTGCGGCGTTATTGTGTCGGGCGTTAAATATTTATGCGGTTCCGCCTGAGTATATTGCTGGGGTTGAAATTCATCCCCAACAGGTGCGGACATTACCCGGAGGACTGAATTCTGTTCCCACATTTAATAGTAATTATCCCGAATTAGTCACAAGTGAAGGAATTTTGTTATCCACATTTTCCCTAACCGGAAAGCGCATTCCTTCTGCCCATTTGAACTTTCCCTTTCAAGGACGTTTCGATATTTTTACCCATCATATCGCTAGGGCAGAAACTCAAGCAGAAACTCGTCCCCTTTATCAGGGATTACTGCTGCACAATCCCACCGATAAACCTGTAACGGTTGAGGTTTTGCAAGCGGCGAGTTATTTAAGTACTCCCGATGCCCCATTTATTGACTTACCGGATATAGTAGATAATCCCAATGGTAAGATTTATTCAGGACCCGGTAGTCGCACGATGAGTGATGTACTGCGGGGGATTCGTCAGGATGGGTTTCCGGAACAAGTGGTATTAGCAGCAGGACAAACTCAACTCTTGATGAATCAACCCATTCCTATCCGACGCGCACCTGCATCAAATGGGCGTTCCACGATGATGCGGTTAAGCAGTAATGGTTCAGTTTATGTTGCCAATTTAGCCATGAAAGCACCGCAAAACTCGAATGGGACATACCGCGCCCCGACATTAGCGGAATGGCAAACCTTATTAGTCGAAGGGGAATTAGCCAAACCCCGTAATCTTACACCAACCCTCCTTGACCCGCCTAGAGAACCGACGGTATTTGGACGAGTCGCTGGGGTGTCCCAAGGAACAGAATGGTTGGCAGAGATTACAGATACCTTAGAATCGGATAATTTGAGCCTTCCCCAACCCGGTGAGGCATTTTCCTATGTCTTAGGGACGCTGCATTTAATTACGTTGAATACAGGTCAAATTCAAAGTGCGCCGATGTTAGTCCGTTATCCGGACACGGCTTATTATGCTCATAGTAATTATGGCGTAGAATATAATCTAACGTTACCCCTGAAAAATACGACCAGTCAATTGCAAACAGTAACGGTATCAATGCAAACACCGTTAAAAGATGAGGCAGGTACAGATAAATTACTGTTTTTGAATCCAACCGTTGATCAGGTCTTTTTTCGGGGAACGGTTCGGGTCAGTTATGAAGATAATCAAGGGAAAATTCAGACACGCTATGTGCATTTAGTTCAGCGTCGCGGACAACCGTCTGACCCTTTAGTTACGTTAAATTTAGCGCCAGGGGAACAGCGAAAGGTAAACGTCAAATTTATTTATCCACCCGATTCTACACCGCCGCAGGTGTTGACAGTGAAGACATTGGCGAGGTAA
- a CDS encoding rhodanese-like domain-containing protein: protein MISGLILGLLLVLTLLGGVFLPKSALAAVESKVTSPPSAEVYTAVDQLLNSLPRDYYTVMQVKQLKNKLKKRDNVVLVDVREPSEYDSGHIPGAINIPVRSLTKNLAKIPTDKPVILYCSSGHRTAIGMTALRLLGYTNVRSFPPSINGWKAAGEPLEK, encoded by the coding sequence ATGATATCAGGATTAATCCTGGGATTATTACTGGTTTTAACTCTGCTAGGTGGTGTATTTTTGCCTAAATCTGCCCTAGCTGCCGTAGAATCTAAGGTGACGAGTCCACCTAGCGCAGAAGTCTATACAGCAGTCGATCAGTTGCTGAATTCGCTACCACGAGATTACTACACAGTAATGCAGGTAAAGCAGTTAAAGAACAAGCTCAAAAAGCGGGATAATGTCGTATTGGTTGATGTGCGAGAACCGTCTGAATATGATTCAGGACACATTCCTGGCGCTATTAATATTCCCGTGCGATCGCTAACCAAAAATTTGGCTAAAATCCCCACGGATAAACCTGTAATTTTATACTGTTCGAGTGGGCATCGCACGGCAATTGGTATGACGGCGTTGCGGTTGTTAGGGTATACGAATGTTCGCAGTTTTCCTCCCAGTATTAATGGCTGGAAGGCGGCTGGCGAACCGTTGGAAAAATAA
- a CDS encoding NAD(P)/FAD-dependent oxidoreductase: protein MQLTKKSLPERLNHIYDAIVVGGGAGGLSAGIYLQRFRLSSLIIDKGKARSFWMQELHNYLGLPPDTPGRVLLQQGKQHYTSLNGDMLNGYVEEVVDEGDRFAVRVKVGRKNSIYPVFRSKYLIAASGIIDNLPPLEDMQNVFDYAGYNLHVCMVCDGYEMTDKQCGFIAGSEASIEEMVFNLSWFTPYITVFTHGLFAVSDSMRSQLHNHGYRLVETPIKKFLGENHQMTGVELVDGSIIPLETGLISMGSRYHNTYLQGFNLDVKGSNLITDKMGRTSHPRIFAIGDLKVGLNQVVVAAGDGALAATQIWRDIRRESGSRRWEENLAVSV, encoded by the coding sequence ATATTTATGATGCGATTGTCGTTGGTGGTGGCGCTGGTGGACTTTCCGCTGGAATTTACCTACAACGATTTCGCCTTTCGAGCTTAATTATTGATAAAGGCAAAGCTCGCTCATTCTGGATGCAAGAATTGCACAATTATTTAGGCTTACCACCGGATACTCCGGGTCGCGTTCTGCTGCAACAAGGGAAACAGCATTACACGTCGTTAAATGGCGATATGCTGAATGGTTATGTTGAGGAAGTGGTGGATGAGGGAGATAGGTTTGCCGTGCGGGTAAAGGTGGGTCGTAAAAATAGTATTTACCCCGTATTCCGCTCGAAATACTTAATTGCTGCGAGTGGCATTATCGACAATTTACCCCCTTTGGAGGATATGCAAAATGTCTTTGATTATGCAGGATATAATTTACACGTCTGTATGGTTTGTGATGGCTACGAAATGACAGATAAACAATGTGGTTTCATTGCGGGTAGTGAAGCCAGTATTGAAGAAATGGTGTTTAATCTCAGTTGGTTTACCCCTTATATCACCGTGTTCACTCATGGACTGTTTGCGGTGAGTGACTCAATGCGTTCTCAACTGCACAATCATGGTTATCGTTTGGTGGAAACCCCGATTAAGAAATTTCTGGGTGAAAATCACCAGATGACGGGAGTTGAGTTAGTAGATGGGTCAATTATTCCCTTAGAAACCGGATTAATTTCTATGGGGTCACGCTATCACAATACTTATCTCCAAGGATTCAATTTAGATGTCAAGGGTAGTAATCTGATTACCGATAAAATGGGGCGGACGTCTCACCCGCGAATTTTTGCGATTGGAGACTTAAAGGTGGGGTTAAATCAAGTGGTTGTGGCGGCTGGAGATGGTGCTTTAGCAGCGACTCAGATTTGGCGAGATATTCGTCGGGAATCCGGTTCTCGCCGCTGGGAGGAAAATCTAGCGGTTTCTGTTTAA